Genomic window (Peromyscus leucopus breed LL Stock chromosome 15, UCI_PerLeu_2.1, whole genome shotgun sequence):
ATCTTAGTTAGAATCGGTTCCTTCCCATCTGCTTAGTTTCTAGCTTTTCCAAGACTCGGTGAACCACATACGTTTCCCTCCATGTTCCCAACGAGCTGTCCCCGAAAGCGGCATTTCTCCTTTCAAGAAGAAAGCggtccctccctgccttctgctCTCCATCTCACCCAGCTTAGTTTTCTGAAGCTAGTCAACCCGTAAATCCTCAGAGGGCCAGGGCTTCGTTCCTAAGGACCTGGGCAGCTGGGTAGCCAcagggggggtgggtgggggctagAACTTCTGGGGCCATGTTTTAGGTTCTTATCACTCAGTCCAGGGCAGGGGGGATACTAGGTGCTTACTTAAGGGAACAGTGATTTCGTTTCCCCTGCTGTGGGCTGGCCACAATATGGCAACTGCCGAACAAAAGATAGATGGTCCTAGGGCAAGCACGGTGGTGACTTCtgattctgcctgcctcttctctaCAGCTTCTGGCTGAACCCCCTTTAGTCAGCTCCAGCCGATCAGGAGTGCAGCCAAAGTGCATCAGGAGAGAACCCTGGGGAGGTCAGGAGTGCCTGGCCGGGGTGCGGCAGGGCACAGCATGTATATTCATGTAGAAAGACTACATAACCCTGGGAAAGAGCATCGGGTGCGCAGGGTATTGGAGATCACCCTGGAGCGGCTTCTCCAACTTTCTTCAGCTGTCTGTTAAAAAGCCAAAAGTGTGTTGCtttgtacctgtaatcccagcactcagggggcagaagcaggaggattgccaattTGAGaatagcctgagctatatagagCTTAtagacctgcctcaaaaaccaaacacaaaacagaaggtGGGGGTCACAGAGGCATGGAGTAATTATGGAAAATTCTAGCCATCCCAGCCTGGGGTCCAGTGATTCTGAGTGTCATGCCCAGGCTGGCAGCATCTGTTTTAGACGTGGACATGGGAAACTCAggggcaaggctagccatttgtaTTTAACCAAGTCTGCAGGGGAGTCTGCAAACTGGTGTGAATGCCCTGCCAAGGAGATGGCAGCTTCTGAGAGCCCTGCTATGGAGGACGCTGTCCTTTAATGTCGGGGAGCCATCCCGGCTTAGGTTCCTGGGACTGTGTGCAGACCCTGATCTGGTGCCCACCTGTGTGTACATTTTGCAGTCTCGGTGATGGTTTGGGATCTGTGTCCACCAAGTCTACCACACATATTCTGGAACAGGGTGACCCTTCAACTCCTGCGGGGATTTGACCAGTCTCAGGAAACTTAATCTGTTCACCAGGCCAGTTGCCCTGTGGTCTCTGGCGTCCCCCGTTGCTTGCccatcccacccctccagccaccCTTTGTGCCCTTGTCTCTGTTGGTTTTCCCACAGCCGTTCTTCTTCACTCTCAGTCACCAGAAGTCTATCAGTTAAGAACAAGACAACCAGAGCAGGCTGGGCTCATTGTGGACCGGAGTGGAacgggatggggagagagagaaacagcaatttcctcctccaccaccttcctcccttcctcagacCTTCCATCGCCCATGCTCGCTCCCGCCTGTGAGCCGAAGTTCTTGCCGTCTTCGTGATTTGCGATTCCCGGCATGCTCCTGCCTCTTGGGTTTGTGTAATTAGAAACAGGCTGGGGATGTGCAGCCTATGCACTGGTGTGTTAACTGCTTATCggaggagagagagggaccaGGTTCGGGGATGGAAATTTCCACTCTCTCCCCACGCCTCTGTTTGTCTCCATttttctctcccactctgcctcTCCTTGCCTGTGTCATGCTCTTTCTGGATGGCGGCTTCTCCTCAGTTCGATCCTCTTTCCCCGGAGCTTCTGCTCCCTGCTATGGGGACACCTTGTGTTTGGagcagacacagaggccagaattcAAAAACCGTCTCCTCCAAGCTCTGATCACATCCCAGCCCCCACCGCTGTCTCTGAAGAGACCCAAGAGATTTCCTGATGCCCAGCATGCAAAGGACTAGTCCCCTCCCCgttgctgttattgtttatttttattttttacaaaacaGGAGAAAAGAGTGAATTGGGTTGGGGGCAGGTGACACATTTCTCCACAAAGGTACAAAACTGCCTTATAGAAAGTCAACTTTAGAGCCCAGGCTATGAGACGAGGCATCCCTGGATACCCCTCTCCCCAAATATCCTTCAGATCCAGCTGGGGGACACTCCCGCTTTGGGCCAGGCTCCCAAGACCGAAAGGAGAAGCCTCCTTCAGCTCTTGCCCAGGAGGGGGATGAGCAAGCAACTGATACTGtacaaagagaagagggaaggggtaCAGCCTGCGGGCCAGGGGCCTGGGGACACAGGCAGCGGCGCAGACAGCCAAGCCGAGGTCCAGGGGCctctggggaggaaggaggctctAGGCAGAGTCCTGCCTGTTCCTCGGAGAGACTCCTCAGAACGGCAGCTGAAGACCCCCCGGAAGGCCACAGCAATCATGTCAGAAGCTGCAAGAGCACCCCCGGGAGCCACCGAGGCCCGCCATTCTTGGCCAAGCTGCCAGGCCTCAGGCACGTGGACCAACGCCACTTTCCTGGCAGGTACCTGGCCCAGATCGCTTCCCTTTTACTGTCCTAGTTACTTTCTCTACCGCTGAGACCTGGCGGCGCCTCAGGAATGTGGAGACACCGGTGGCGACGCTGTCTCCCCATTTGAGCATCTGGGCGGGTTCCTCCCCGGATTCCAGGGCAGGACAAGGGGTGCAGACATGACTCGGACAGAGGGGGTGCTCCAGCCCCAAAAAGCCCAGGCTGGAAAGAGAGGCTTCTCACCCACCCCCTGCTTGGGCTGCCGGCCTCTGCCAAGGTGGGCTGCAAGCCCAGCTGCTAGCAGGAGGACAGCAAGAGCCAGGATGGCTatgagcccaggctggtcccccAGGGCTCTGTGGCAACGAGAGGCCTCTTTAGTCCTGGCCCAAACACAAGCCAACTGGGTGTGGGCATCAGCAAAGGCCACTTGCAGGCAGGCCCAGTACTCTGTGCCCGGAAGGAGGCGGGTCACGTTGTAGCGGTGGGTGCCCTGCGGCAGTCGAGCCGAGGCGGTGGCTTCACGGTCCCGGAGGGAGGAGGCGCTAGACCAGGTGAGGTTGGTGGAGACTATGTTGGGTGGGGGCACCCAAAACAGCAGGATGTGATATGGGTGTGTCTCCTGCACACGGAGCTCCAGGCCTGGTCCCTGGTCCCTGCCTGGCTGGAAGGGAGCGTGGCCAACCACAACACTGACTGTCTTAGTGTCGGCCCCGACCAGGTTCTGGGCCACACAGGTATATAACCCCGCCTCTGCTGCCGACACCCTCCGCAACTCCAGGGTCCCCTCAGGGAACACCCGGTACCTCCTGCCTGCGTGAGCAGGCGCCAGTCGGACTCCAGCGGGAGTGACCCAGTAGATTTCAGGCTCTGGTTCAGCCAGTGCCCGACAGTGAAGTACTACGCTCTCTCCGCTGGCCACCTGCAGGCTGGAGGGGAAGCTTCGGGGAGAGATGAGGGGCAGGCAGTGGTCTGTCATCTCCCGGAACGGCACCTCCCGGACCGGGCGGCGCTGGAGGTCTGGAGGCTCAGCACACAGGGTGGACTGTGGCTCGATGAAACGGACGCGGGTGCCCGTGGCGTTGGCCCAGCGGATGACGCAGTCGCAGCGGATGGGGTTGCCGTGGAGCCCCACCTCCTGCAGGTTGGGCAGAGACTCCACTGTCTGCTGGTGCAAGGCACTGAGAGCATTGTTGTTGAGCATGAGGGTCTCCATCTGGGGCAGGTGGTGGAAGGCGCGGGGGTGGATGAAAGAGAGCCGTGGGTTGTTGGTGATGTCCAGCTTGGTCAGCTCGGGGAGGTTGACCAGGGCGAACTTGTCAATGGAGACCAGCTCCTCCATGTTGTTCAGTCCTAGCTCCTTGAGGTGCAGCATATTAGCGAAGTCTCCCGGCCCTACCCGCTGCAGTGGGTTTTTGTTCAGGTCTAGGAACTTGAGCCCGGGCACCTGCTCCAATGCCCGCTTGGGCACCCGGGCCAGCTGATTGTCATAGAAAGAGAGACTCTCCAGGCTTTGCAGTCCTTCCAGAGCATAGTCGGAGATCTCCCGCAAGCTCATGCCAGCCAGCACCAGGCTGCGCAGGTTGGCCAGGGGCCGGAAGTTCATGTCCAAGATGGCATCCACCCTGTTACCACCGATCATGAGGATTTCCAAGTTGGGCAGCATCTCGAACCAGCGGCTGTCAATGGTCCTGAGCAGGTTAGAGTTGAGGTGCAGCCGGAGCAGGTTGCTGAGGCCTTCGAAGGCCCTGGGGGCAATACGACACAGCTGGTTATGGTTGAGATAGAGCTCCTGCAGGCTGGTCAGCCCGGCAAAGCTGTGATCCTCCAGCCGGCTTAGCTGGTTCTCTTCTAGGTGGAggctcagcagctgaggcagggcCTGAAAGTCACAGTCTCGGGCATCCGAGAAGCTGTTCTGGGATAGATCCAGCTCTGTGAGGTTGGCCAAGTAGGCAAGCTCAGTCTGGTCTATTCGGCTGATGCTGTTGCTCTGTAGCAGCAGGGTTTGTGTGCCCGCAGGGATCCCTGGGGGCACTGCCGTCAGGAAGAGGTCATTGCAGTCCACAGTGGTGGCCTCGCGGTAGGAGGATCGGGGCGTGTACCAGGGCCGGATCTGGCAGGCACACTGAGGAGGACAGGGCACACGCCAGGGTACCACAGGTACCGCGGCAGTGGTACCAGCCACCCAAGATAGCAAGAGGGCAGCCACAAGGAGCCTCATGGTGGAACTGGAAGGCAGGGGACCCTCCACAGGAAGAGTCCTGCTCTTCACGACTTGCAGACTGAGGGTCAGCAGCCCTGCCAAGGTCTGGGGAACCGCCCGCTCAGGGCCGTCATTCTACACAGGGTGGGTGGGCATCACTTCGTGCCCTCTCGGGTGTGGGTCCTCATCTTTGTGCGCTGGGCTGGGATTCACTCATGTCCTCGTCAGGCGGCCCTGGAAGAAGACAACAGAATTAGGGTTGAACAGAGTGAAGGAATGAAATCTGTTCCTCCAGCCTCCTCTGGTGGTCTCCAGAAACCTGAGGAGCAGCCCAGGAGCTGGTCCGGACGGAAACCAGGCATCCCGGGCCTGTTCTGCAGCCCCCAAGGTTTCCTACCACCTTCTCTAAGTCTTTGGATGACTCAGAGGTGTGTTTGTCTGTGGTatgatgtggtgtggtgtggtgtggtgtggtgtggtgggtgaTGGTGGGGAGTACAGGTTATGTGTGTGCgttgggaggaaaggagaatggATGGGCTGAAATTGTCATCATTGGAGCCCAGACAAATGGGGAATAGATTGTTTGACCTTTcttgctcttcctccctccttggaTCACTGGTTAAGTGAGATAAATGATAGTTTCTAGACGTTTCTCTGGGGATGCGGGAGGAAGGAGGTGGTGGAAACAAACCCAGCTGTAAAATATGGATGggcttcccagaactctggagtGGGGCAGCGGATCCTGACCCCGCATTCACATAGGCTGGGGTGCCGGGTCAGTCCAGTCCTTCCTGGGGTCTCCTGGGTGAGCTTTGGTTTTGGCCATTGTTAGTTATTCTGTggcgcaatgttattcattaggCGGCGCTGTTTACCATTGGAGAAAAGCCATGATAAGTGTTTATTAGAGGAAAGAGAGCAGAAGGGATGTGCTTAGACCTATGGAAGATCACGCagggagagaggatggaggggtctgtgacctgctttttatggatttcccctgcacatgtgcatatgggcttacatagctatgccacgcatgcgcaTAGGTGACGCAATCACGCTGCGCGCACCACTTTCCACCCTGGAGGCATGGGCCTTCCTTTCTCAAAAGCCTGTCGGAGCTGCCCGGCAGATGGAGTCTACCTGCCTCAGCCCTGCAGGGGTGGTCTTCTGCAATCTGGCCGGTTGTCCCTATCCCCTCCTACTCTCTGCACAAACCTTTTGGGGTGAACTGACACCCCACCcctttgtttcatttctctgagacAACTTCTGCTTGTTCTTCAAGACTCAAGTCCAGTCACTTCCAGAGAGTGTCTGTTGGGCTACAGGGTTTCCTGGAGGCCGATGAGCTCTTCGACGTTGGGGCACGTGTCTCCACCGCTGGGGCGAAGGGGCTGGCACTGTGTGCCGCAGTGGTGGGCTTGCTGCTGTCCCAGCCCTGCCTGGGTCACTTGGAAAGCTTCCTCTGCCCTTTCTTCACCACACCTGTCACTCAGGGCACGGCTGGTGCTCACTACAGTCCCGTGTCCTCAGGGCCCCTCCCCCCTGGAGGTCTCCTCTACTTGGAACCCAAGACACTGATGTATCCTTCCTCCTGGATGTATAAAATCAACCTGGCTTCTCTCTTAGAGCCTAAGGTCAGGCTGTACTGCCCTGAAGGTACATCAAGCTTGGCTTAGAACAGAAGATGGACAGAAAACTGGGCTATGAAGCAGGGTGGTGGCggtgatggcggcggcggcggcggcggcggcggcggcggcggcggcggcgcacacctttgatcccagcagagccaggcggatctctgtgagttcaaggccaatctggtctatagagggaattccaaaacagccaaggctacacagagaagccctgcctcgagaaacaagcaaaacaaaacaaaaactgggcCAGATCCCGGTTCTCCTCTTTGGCCTGGTCTGACTCCCAGGTAGAGGTCCGATCCAGCAGCTCTTCAGTGGCAGGCGTGCAGATGTGTTCCTAAGACTCTCAGCAGCTTTTTTCCCGTGTAGCTGTCCTAAGAGGGCTGTGAGATGAACACTCACACCCCCAGTTTGTATAGGTCCAGGAGAATTCCAAGAATTCGGCTCCAGTCTCCATGCTGGGAAGGATCCATAGAGAGGAAATAAGCCCAAACTGGAGGCCATGCTGTTCATACACTGCCACTCTGCCTCAGGTCTGGCCCAGCTTGCTCTGGGCCCAAGGCTAGGGTGCACTGGCTGCCCTGAGGCAGGCTGGTGCCATTCCTGTCTTCCGGGCGAGGTCTCCCTTTCCAGGAAGCTGCAGGAAACTCAGGCTGGTGTTTACCAGCTCCCAGGCTGTGCCTCTGTCTGGCCACACAGGGCTCTTTGCCTCATCATCCTGCTTCCGGGATGCTAGGAGGGAGCAGTGGGTGCAGGGCACCCCTCCCTGAGCAGGAGAGCAGCAGCATGCCTGTGTACATCTGACTGCGTCCCACTTTTCATAGCAGCTATTTCTGAAGGTGGGAAAAACAACGGTGACTTGAAAGGCACAGAGGTTTGCGTAGGGGTGTGTGTGCGCTGTCACGTAGATCTTAGGGTAAACAAACACACGTGCACCAACATGCGTGCCTGCCTACATACATGTGCCATGGGAGCCCTGGGAAACCAGCTGCCTCAGCTAGAGACGGTGGCTCGGGGTGGGGGGCGCTTGTGGTGTACTCTGTGGGATGGGAAAGCTGTAGGAAACAAGTCGAGAAGCACCTGCCATGCAGATGTCTCCAAGTGCCACGGCTTCCACACCAGAGGCCGGGATACTAAGCGTGGCTCTACCTCTGCCCTAGGAAAAGCTCCTTGACCTCTCCAAGCATCTGCTGCTTTCTGTgtccttcattttcctaaagaaAGACTGTCACGAGACTGAAATGAGCATGCTGCTCATGGAGAGAGTTCTAGAAATGTCAGCTCCTTTTCCAAGGTTGGGAGGTGCTCTTGCCACGTAagacctcccttctctcttctcccctccctcctccctccattctctctttccttcctcttgctatgtagctgagactgtccttgaactcaggatctcctTCTTCCATCTCTCAAGTGCTCAGAGTGCAGGTGTGCAACACAGTGACCACAGGACTTCTTA
Coding sequences:
- the Lrrn2 gene encoding leucine-rich repeat neuronal protein 2, whose translation is MRLLVAALLLSWVAGTTAAVPVVPWRVPCPPQCACQIRPWYTPRSSYREATTVDCNDLFLTAVPPGIPAGTQTLLLQSNSISRIDQTELAYLANLTELDLSQNSFSDARDCDFQALPQLLSLHLEENQLSRLEDHSFAGLTSLQELYLNHNQLCRIAPRAFEGLSNLLRLHLNSNLLRTIDSRWFEMLPNLEILMIGGNRVDAILDMNFRPLANLRSLVLAGMSLREISDYALEGLQSLESLSFYDNQLARVPKRALEQVPGLKFLDLNKNPLQRVGPGDFANMLHLKELGLNNMEELVSIDKFALVNLPELTKLDITNNPRLSFIHPRAFHHLPQMETLMLNNNALSALHQQTVESLPNLQEVGLHGNPIRCDCVIRWANATGTRVRFIEPQSTLCAEPPDLQRRPVREVPFREMTDHCLPLISPRSFPSSLQVASGESVVLHCRALAEPEPEIYWVTPAGVRLAPAHAGRRYRVFPEGTLELRRVSAAEAGLYTCVAQNLVGADTKTVSVVVGHAPFQPGRDQGPGLELRVQETHPYHILLFWVPPPNIVSTNLTWSSASSLRDREATASARLPQGTHRYNVTRLLPGTEYWACLQVAFADAHTQLACVWARTKEASRCHRALGDQPGLIAILALAVLLLAAGLAAHLGRGRQPKQGVGEKPLFPAWAFWGWSTPSVRVMSAPLVLPWNPGRNPPRCSNGETASPPVSPHS